Proteins encoded by one window of Deinococcus yavapaiensis KR-236:
- a CDS encoding P1 family peptidase, with product MTPLNSTLTAVPGFRVGHWTHLEAKTGCTVVLCPPVGAVASASFLGPSPGTREGVLLAPDKKIERIHAVLLTGGSAFGLSAATGVVRFLEEQGVGHPTPAAKVPLVASAVVYDLLVGDSKVRPGEAQGYEAASTATTDPVPIGLVGAGTGTTAGKYGPPETIARGGLGSSYVARGGASVGCVAVVNPIGDVVGPSGEVLAGPGTGVHGPIGTKAAEVTNTTLLVLATSHAVTKPEAKRFADAAQAALARVIRPSHTPFDGDAAFFLSSADLPAADALLMTALVQDAVQEAVWSAIER from the coding sequence GTGACGCCTCTCAATTCCACCCTCACGGCAGTGCCCGGCTTTCGAGTCGGGCACTGGACGCATCTCGAAGCAAAGACAGGTTGCACGGTCGTGCTGTGTCCACCCGTAGGCGCCGTCGCGTCCGCGTCTTTTCTGGGACCGTCGCCCGGCACGCGCGAAGGCGTTCTGCTCGCGCCCGACAAGAAGATCGAACGCATCCACGCCGTGCTCCTCACGGGCGGGAGCGCCTTCGGCCTGAGCGCCGCGACGGGTGTCGTACGCTTTCTCGAAGAGCAAGGCGTCGGGCATCCCACACCCGCCGCCAAGGTGCCGCTCGTCGCGAGCGCCGTCGTGTACGACCTTCTCGTCGGAGATTCGAAAGTCAGGCCGGGCGAAGCGCAAGGCTACGAGGCGGCGAGCACCGCGACGACCGACCCCGTGCCGATTGGCTTGGTCGGTGCGGGAACGGGCACGACCGCCGGGAAGTACGGGCCGCCCGAAACGATCGCGCGCGGCGGGCTCGGCTCTTCGTACGTGGCGCGCGGCGGAGCGAGCGTGGGGTGCGTCGCCGTCGTCAATCCTATCGGCGACGTCGTCGGGCCGAGCGGCGAAGTGCTCGCCGGACCGGGAACGGGCGTGCACGGCCCCATCGGGACCAAGGCCGCCGAGGTGACGAACACGACCCTGCTCGTTCTCGCCACGTCGCACGCCGTGACGAAGCCCGAAGCGAAACGCTTCGCGGACGCCGCCCAAGCGGCCCTCGCCCGCGTCATCCGACCTTCCCACACGCCCTTCGACGGAGACGCCGCCTTCTTCCTCTCGTCGGCCGACCTTCCGGCGGCCGACGCCCTGCTGATGACGGCGCTCGTGCAAGACGCCGTTCAGGAAGCGGTGTGGAGCGCCATCGAGCGTTGA
- a CDS encoding AAA family ATPase, producing MTLSDALRELKLLVRARYGAIVLDAPHEERTFTLLQALADGEAMPMMTWSLARGLASAARGPVAMRRAGSEGSGVYGTTTLEGALDFMRGNDRPALYVVEGAGRLLEEPLVQAKLHEVVAAFSKSSAAVVLLGDDVALPKTLLPYTARANLPGPGTTELGELVDRTFRELSRTMRLEDTLSEADRARLVANLRGLSFTEAERVVARVILEDGKLCAADVARVMLAKREVVAKDGLLEFMTPDLDLADVAGLTTLKAWLTRRAQLFERPREARAFGLPFPKGVLLLGVPGVGKSLTAKAIAAAWGLPLLRLDAGRLFDKYVGETERNFREAIRTAQRTAPVVLWIDEIEKAFASGGESDGGASRRMLGAFLSWLQDRDGDVFVAATANDVSALPPELVRKGRFDEVFFLDLPDFEARRAILALQVRKRGHDAKAIHLDLLADATEGFSGAELEAAVVSALYAAFASGERLSTATLLGEFKATRPLSVLRAENVAALRAWAAERAVSAN from the coding sequence ATGACCCTCTCGGACGCCTTGCGCGAACTCAAGCTTCTCGTTCGCGCCCGGTACGGCGCGATCGTGCTGGACGCGCCGCACGAGGAGCGTACGTTCACGTTGCTTCAGGCGCTCGCCGACGGCGAGGCGATGCCGATGATGACGTGGAGCCTCGCGCGCGGTTTGGCGAGCGCCGCGCGCGGTCCCGTCGCGATGCGGCGCGCGGGCAGCGAGGGAAGCGGCGTGTACGGCACGACCACGCTGGAAGGCGCGCTGGACTTCATGCGCGGCAACGACCGTCCCGCCTTGTACGTCGTGGAGGGCGCAGGCCGCCTGCTCGAAGAGCCGCTCGTGCAAGCGAAGCTGCACGAGGTGGTGGCGGCCTTCTCGAAGTCCTCGGCGGCGGTGGTACTGCTCGGCGACGACGTGGCGTTGCCGAAGACGCTGCTGCCGTACACGGCGCGCGCCAACCTGCCGGGACCGGGCACGACCGAACTCGGCGAACTCGTGGACCGCACCTTCCGGGAGCTGTCGAGGACGATGCGCTTGGAGGACACGCTGAGCGAAGCGGACCGAGCGCGACTCGTGGCGAACTTGCGCGGCTTGAGCTTCACGGAAGCGGAGCGGGTCGTGGCGCGCGTGATCTTGGAAGACGGAAAGCTGTGCGCGGCCGACGTGGCGCGCGTGATGCTCGCCAAGCGCGAAGTCGTCGCGAAGGACGGCTTGCTGGAATTCATGACGCCCGACCTCGACCTCGCCGACGTGGCGGGCCTCACGACGCTCAAGGCGTGGCTGACGCGCCGCGCGCAGTTGTTCGAGCGGCCACGGGAAGCCCGGGCGTTCGGGTTGCCCTTTCCGAAAGGAGTGCTGCTGCTGGGCGTTCCCGGGGTCGGCAAGAGCCTCACGGCCAAAGCGATCGCCGCCGCGTGGGGCTTGCCGCTTTTGCGGCTCGACGCGGGACGGTTGTTCGACAAGTACGTCGGGGAGACGGAGCGCAACTTCCGCGAGGCGATTCGGACCGCGCAACGCACGGCGCCCGTCGTGCTGTGGATCGACGAAATCGAGAAGGCCTTCGCGAGCGGCGGCGAAAGCGACGGCGGCGCCTCGCGGCGAATGCTCGGAGCGTTTTTGTCGTGGCTGCAGGACCGCGACGGAGACGTGTTCGTCGCGGCGACGGCGAACGACGTGTCGGCCCTGCCGCCCGAACTCGTGCGCAAGGGGCGCTTCGACGAGGTGTTCTTCTTGGACTTGCCCGACTTTGAGGCTCGCCGCGCGATCTTGGCGCTTCAGGTGCGCAAGCGAGGGCACGACGCGAAGGCGATCCACCTCGATTTGCTGGCGGACGCGACCGAAGGCTTCAGCGGGGCGGAGTTGGAAGCGGCGGTCGTGTCGGCGCTGTACGCCGCCTTTGCAAGCGGCGAGCGCCTTTCGACGGCGACCCTTCTCGGCGAGTTCAAGGCGACCCGACCCTTGTCCGTGCTACGCGCCGAGAACGTCGCCGCCTTGCGAGCTTGGGCGGCGGAGCGGGCGGTGAGCGCGAACTGA
- the folE gene encoding GTP cyclohydrolase I FolE, with product MRDSDTLPDEHIKTSGLADLTDEWLTIIGEDPDREGLLKTPKRVEKAWQFITSGYRMDLQEVANDAVFAAEGSEMVIVKDIEFYSMCEHHMLPFFGRAHIGYIPNGKILGLSKFARITDMFARRLQVQERVTTQIAEAIQELLQPLGTAVVLEGVHLCMAMRGVEKQHSSTTTLAMRGAFKDDARTRAEFMTAIRQRSVTL from the coding sequence ATGCGGGACAGTGACACCCTGCCCGACGAGCACATCAAGACTTCCGGTCTCGCCGACCTCACGGACGAGTGGCTCACCATCATCGGCGAGGACCCCGACCGGGAAGGCTTGCTCAAGACGCCCAAACGCGTCGAGAAAGCGTGGCAGTTCATCACCTCGGGCTACCGCATGGACTTGCAGGAAGTCGCGAACGACGCGGTCTTCGCGGCCGAAGGCTCGGAGATGGTCATCGTGAAGGACATCGAGTTCTACTCCATGTGCGAACACCACATGCTGCCCTTCTTCGGGCGCGCGCACATCGGCTACATTCCGAACGGCAAGATTCTTGGCCTCAGCAAGTTCGCGCGCATCACCGACATGTTCGCGCGAAGGTTGCAAGTCCAAGAGCGCGTCACCACTCAAATCGCCGAGGCGATTCAGGAACTCCTGCAACCGCTCGGAACGGCCGTGGTGCTCGAAGGCGTGCACCTTTGCATGGCGATGCGCGGCGTGGAGAAGCAACACTCGTCCACGACCACCTTGGCGATGCGCGGCGCGTTCAAGGACGACGCGCGCACGCGCGCCGAGTTCATGACGGCGATTCGCCAGCGTTCCGTCACGCTGTAA
- the udk gene encoding uridine kinase, translating to MKPFVIGIAGGSGSGKTTVTRRVIDTVGETGAAAVLNQDNYYRDQSDIPFEARLKTNYDHPAAFDWDLMLSQLDALTSGVPIEMPTYDFAQHTRSDVTKTILPAPVVVLEGFFALYEPRVRDKMHLKVFVDADADVRFIRRLQRDTAERGRTPESVIQQYLEFVRPMHLTFVEPTKRYADVIIPHGGLNEPALDMLTHRIRGAL from the coding sequence TTGAAACCTTTCGTCATCGGCATCGCGGGCGGCTCGGGCAGCGGCAAGACGACCGTCACGCGCCGCGTCATCGACACGGTCGGCGAGACGGGCGCCGCGGCGGTCCTCAACCAAGACAATTACTACCGCGACCAAAGCGACATTCCTTTCGAAGCGCGTCTCAAGACGAACTACGATCATCCTGCCGCCTTCGACTGGGACCTCATGCTGTCGCAACTCGACGCCCTCACGAGCGGCGTCCCGATCGAGATGCCCACCTACGACTTCGCGCAGCACACGCGCTCGGACGTCACGAAGACGATCCTGCCCGCGCCCGTCGTGGTGCTCGAAGGCTTCTTCGCCCTGTACGAGCCTCGCGTGCGCGACAAGATGCACCTCAAGGTCTTCGTGGACGCCGACGCGGACGTGCGCTTCATCCGCCGCTTGCAGCGCGACACCGCCGAGCGCGGACGCACCCCCGAAAGCGTCATTCAGCAGTACCTGGAGTTCGTGCGGCCCATGCACCTCACGTTCGTGGAACCGACGAAGCGTTACGCCGACGTCATCATTCCGCACGGC
- a CDS encoding GNAT family N-acetyltransferase yields MTPTTSLTIETFDPKTASRDTWRAYHAFADRVRAEVLPDDPATPPATRERLMSTHPVHHRPHYWLARRGDAVVASAFLGFSTLETNRHLCDIDVTVLADARGQGVASALLRPALEKARSEGKTHIGMWTTDRIGSGEAFLTRLGLNANLRQLVSRLDLSTLDEDLLRGWVARKDERAADFDIDVIEGPLPEERHAEYAGLFDVMNTAPRGTLEVEDEHTTPEQLGEWERSFAESGRRRLTAVAIERATGKLAGFTMLVWLPETSEIVHQWGTGVWPQYRDRGLGRVLKAENILRLLEANPGARFVRTSNAHVNAAMLGINRAMGFKPEFEEAAWQLKVEQLQAYLDAKTFAVTA; encoded by the coding sequence ATGACGCCTACAACTTCTTTGACCATCGAAACGTTCGATCCGAAAACGGCGTCGCGCGACACTTGGCGTGCCTACCACGCTTTCGCCGACCGGGTGCGTGCCGAAGTGCTTCCCGACGATCCCGCGACGCCTCCCGCGACGCGCGAACGCCTCATGTCGACGCATCCCGTGCATCACCGCCCTCACTACTGGCTGGCGCGGCGCGGCGACGCCGTCGTCGCGAGCGCCTTCCTGGGATTTTCCACGCTGGAGACGAACCGTCACTTGTGCGACATCGACGTCACCGTCCTCGCCGACGCCAGAGGGCAAGGCGTCGCGTCCGCGCTGCTGCGCCCCGCCCTCGAAAAGGCGAGGTCGGAAGGCAAGACGCATATCGGCATGTGGACGACCGACCGAATCGGGAGCGGCGAGGCGTTTTTGACGCGCCTCGGCTTGAACGCGAACTTGCGCCAACTCGTGTCGCGACTCGACCTTTCCACCTTGGACGAGGACTTGCTGCGCGGCTGGGTGGCGCGCAAGGACGAGCGTGCCGCCGACTTCGACATCGACGTGATCGAAGGCCCCTTGCCCGAGGAACGCCACGCCGAGTACGCGGGCTTGTTCGACGTCATGAACACCGCGCCGCGCGGCACGCTGGAAGTCGAGGACGAGCACACGACGCCCGAGCAACTGGGTGAGTGGGAACGCAGCTTCGCCGAAAGCGGCCGACGGCGCCTCACCGCCGTCGCGATCGAGCGCGCGACGGGTAAGCTCGCGGGCTTCACGATGCTGGTGTGGCTGCCCGAGACGTCCGAGATCGTGCACCAGTGGGGAACGGGCGTGTGGCCGCAGTACCGCGATCGCGGCTTGGGACGAGTCCTGAAGGCCGAGAACATCCTGCGCCTGCTGGAAGCCAATCCTGGCGCGCGCTTCGTGCGCACGTCCAACGCGCACGTCAACGCGGCCATGCTGGGCATTAACCGCGCCATGGGATTCAAACCCGAATTCGAAGAAGCGGCTTGGCAGCTCAAGGTCGAGCAGCTTCAGGCGTACCTGGACGCGAAGACGTTCGCCGTGACCGCTTGA
- a CDS encoding metallophosphoesterase family protein, whose translation MIFRKDAEARQSSGARKKLLLLADFVHPFVYREGFPQGVPSVDLVLVAGDVPGYYLEFVATKMAVPVLYVPGNHENELVNEGEGKREPRGVINMDRKVMNVAGLRIAGWGGVPRYREGGSGQYGELEARYGLWKLGRRVGRRLDVLLTHAPPMGPHAGSDFAHRGCPHLTTFVRRHHPTLFVHGHIHEYEGKKVEYEEEGTRVVNAYGYRVVEL comes from the coding sequence ATGATCTTCCGGAAGGACGCCGAGGCACGACAATCGAGCGGCGCGCGCAAGAAGCTTCTCTTGCTCGCCGACTTCGTGCATCCGTTCGTGTACCGCGAAGGCTTTCCGCAAGGAGTGCCCAGCGTCGACCTCGTCCTCGTGGCGGGTGACGTTCCCGGGTACTATCTCGAGTTCGTCGCCACGAAGATGGCGGTGCCCGTCTTGTACGTGCCCGGCAACCACGAGAACGAGCTCGTGAACGAGGGAGAAGGCAAGCGCGAGCCGCGCGGCGTGATCAACATGGACCGCAAGGTGATGAACGTCGCCGGGCTCCGAATCGCCGGATGGGGCGGCGTGCCGAGGTACCGCGAGGGCGGCAGCGGCCAGTACGGCGAGCTCGAGGCGCGGTACGGCCTGTGGAAGCTTGGCCGCCGAGTGGGACGACGCCTCGACGTGCTGCTCACGCACGCGCCGCCCATGGGGCCGCACGCGGGCAGCGACTTCGCGCATCGCGGCTGCCCGCACCTCACGACCTTCGTTCGGCGCCACCATCCGACGCTCTTCGTGCACGGGCACATCCACGAGTACGAAGGCAAGAAGGTCGAGTACGAGGAGGAAGGCACGCGCGTCGTCAACGCGTACGGCTACCGCGTCGTGGAGCTGTAG
- a CDS encoding NAD(P)/FAD-dependent oxidoreductase, with protein MKSTDERWDCVIVGGGPAGLSAAVYMGRFRRRTLVVDSGLGRWTYGQTNENYLGFPNGVNARKLHDLGVRQAARFGVAFRDGEVTRVRQASGGLALDMPDGELLASTVIWAAGVRDRWPTFPGARRLVGKQLFWCIVCDGWRCLERRVLLLGNDDKAAGTVLQFLTYSRDLTMLVDPASNALSPTVERKLRRRGIEVKRGVVRRVNLAEDGVCGVSLRDGSSLDVDLVFSLYGSDPNTAPLSELGVNLASNGHVRINEKNQTNLECFFAAGDVSNKHGHQVATAVHEGAQAAQAANHVLYPEALRLPKLPREG; from the coding sequence GTGAAATCGACGGACGAACGGTGGGATTGCGTGATTGTCGGGGGCGGACCGGCGGGCCTCAGCGCCGCCGTGTACATGGGGCGCTTTCGGCGCCGTACCCTCGTCGTGGACAGCGGGTTGGGCCGCTGGACGTACGGACAGACGAACGAGAATTACCTCGGCTTTCCAAACGGCGTGAACGCGCGAAAGCTGCACGACCTCGGCGTACGGCAAGCGGCGCGCTTCGGCGTGGCTTTTCGGGACGGCGAGGTGACGCGCGTTCGTCAGGCTTCCGGCGGATTGGCGCTCGATATGCCGGACGGCGAGTTGCTCGCCTCGACGGTCATCTGGGCGGCGGGCGTGCGCGATCGCTGGCCGACCTTTCCGGGGGCGCGGCGCCTCGTCGGCAAGCAGCTGTTCTGGTGCATTGTGTGTGACGGGTGGCGCTGCCTGGAACGCCGCGTGCTGCTGCTCGGTAACGACGACAAGGCCGCTGGGACGGTGCTGCAGTTCCTGACGTATTCGCGCGACCTGACGATGCTCGTGGACCCGGCGAGCAACGCCCTCTCCCCCACCGTGGAGCGCAAGTTGCGGCGACGCGGCATCGAAGTCAAGCGTGGCGTGGTACGGCGCGTGAATCTCGCCGAGGACGGGGTGTGCGGAGTCTCCCTCCGCGACGGGTCCAGTCTCGACGTGGACCTCGTGTTCAGCTTGTACGGCAGCGACCCCAACACGGCGCCGCTGAGCGAACTCGGCGTCAACCTCGCTTCGAACGGACACGTACGCATCAACGAGAAGAACCAGACGAACTTGGAGTGCTTCTTCGCGGCGGGAGACGTGTCGAACAAGCACGGGCATCAAGTCGCGACGGCCGTGCACGAAGGCGCGCAGGCGGCCCAAGCGGCCAACCACGTTCTGTACCCCGAGGCTCTGCGGCTTCCGAAGTTGCCTCGCGAAGGCTAG
- a CDS encoding Glu/Leu/Phe/Val dehydrogenase family protein — MLMFEQMQARGHESITLAHHAPSGLRAILAVHSTVLGPAIAGCRLMPYDEEDAVSDALYLSESLTLKAALAGLNLGGGACVLIEPPGEERDTHGREALFRALGRQVRLLGGRLVLTEDVGVAGTDIAFAAQETTHTLGMNTDTPAVTAYGVYRGMKAAARVHLGSESLRGVRVAVLGMGSVGRALCTHLLREGARITIADRRPEKAREFAEDHGNPTVVDADAIFDVPSDIFSPCGFGRSIRRADIPRLQARIIAGGEHFPISHGGEDLVKEAGIVYVPDFVVNAAGLIAAASGVAPEEAAERVYANVANVCAEAVRHHRATHEVARDFALRRIRLIGSLSHMGGD, encoded by the coding sequence ATGCTGATGTTCGAGCAAATGCAGGCGCGCGGTCACGAAAGCATCACGCTCGCGCACCACGCGCCGAGCGGCCTACGAGCCATCCTCGCCGTGCACTCCACCGTCCTCGGGCCGGCCATCGCAGGATGCCGCCTCATGCCGTACGACGAGGAAGACGCGGTGTCCGACGCGCTTTACCTCAGCGAGTCGCTCACCCTCAAGGCCGCGTTGGCGGGCTTGAATTTGGGCGGCGGCGCGTGCGTCCTCATCGAACCGCCCGGCGAGGAGCGCGACACGCACGGACGTGAAGCGCTGTTCCGCGCCCTCGGCCGCCAAGTGCGTCTGCTCGGCGGGCGGCTCGTCCTGACCGAAGACGTCGGCGTGGCAGGCACCGACATCGCCTTCGCCGCGCAGGAAACCACGCACACCCTCGGCATGAACACGGACACGCCCGCCGTGACGGCCTACGGCGTCTACCGCGGCATGAAGGCGGCGGCGCGCGTGCACCTCGGCTCGGAAAGCTTGCGGGGCGTGCGCGTCGCCGTGCTCGGCATGGGCTCGGTGGGGCGCGCCTTGTGCACGCACCTGCTGCGAGAAGGCGCTCGCATCACGATCGCCGACCGACGCCCGGAGAAGGCGCGCGAATTCGCCGAGGACCACGGCAATCCCACTGTCGTGGACGCCGACGCGATCTTCGACGTGCCGAGCGACATCTTCTCGCCTTGCGGCTTCGGCCGCTCGATTCGGCGCGCGGACATTCCGCGGTTGCAAGCGCGCATCATCGCCGGCGGCGAGCACTTCCCGATTTCGCACGGCGGCGAGGACCTCGTGAAGGAGGCGGGCATCGTCTACGTGCCCGACTTCGTCGTGAACGCCGCCGGACTCATCGCCGCCGCGAGCGGCGTCGCTCCCGAGGAAGCGGCCGAGCGCGTGTACGCGAACGTCGCGAACGTGTGTGCCGAAGCGGTGCGGCACCACCGAGCCACGCACGAAGTCGCGCGGGACTTCGCCTTGCGCCGCATTCGCCTCATCGGGTCGCTGTCGCACATGGGCGGCGACTGA
- a CDS encoding E3 binding domain-containing protein, whose amino-acid sequence MKGERMEMIAPLAKVLAEANGIDWRKIQGTGQGGQVVEEDILNYLTRVMEGDEEPPATPVDPPPPDWDGDMNQLPDMAALAAAGVDSDIANYVATARNESADLASDVMDFELELDDDDTEVAASHEEPITPLDDEPSAPPVVEPPAAPPAASAGIAGGLLSSLYRKPEVQASAPAQPEPEPQPEPIAASAPAPVSQPQAALAEPEVVEQDVVEPEVVEVAPAASMPVAPPVAEPQVVEPTPVPVAPVVTPPVATPVFQPVVVTSQPAPAYTPAVAAPISGNFVTLRRSFGAYSLVQAGEQLGEHFGGASAPLAVFVARAAARALGTLGLSSVGVYSVGDELTALATPNLTGHFRDAVADLGRAQSGTSSDLMVVDAGELGLDEITVASGVTLSFGEDVLTLSGAVSVKRGAAFLREVAELLESPIRLML is encoded by the coding sequence ATGAAAGGGGAACGCATGGAGATGATTGCACCGCTGGCCAAAGTGCTGGCCGAAGCGAACGGAATCGATTGGCGCAAAATCCAGGGAACGGGCCAAGGCGGTCAAGTCGTGGAGGAGGATATCCTCAACTACCTGACGCGCGTCATGGAAGGCGACGAAGAACCGCCTGCCACGCCCGTCGATCCGCCGCCGCCCGATTGGGACGGCGACATGAACCAGTTGCCCGACATGGCGGCGCTTGCTGCCGCCGGCGTGGACAGCGACATCGCCAATTACGTCGCGACGGCCCGCAACGAAAGCGCGGACCTCGCGAGCGACGTCATGGACTTCGAGTTGGAACTCGACGACGACGACACCGAGGTGGCCGCCTCGCACGAAGAGCCGATCACTCCGCTCGACGACGAGCCCAGCGCACCGCCCGTCGTGGAACCGCCCGCCGCTCCGCCTGCCGCGAGTGCCGGCATCGCGGGAGGCTTGCTCTCCAGCTTGTACCGCAAGCCCGAGGTGCAAGCCAGCGCGCCCGCGCAACCCGAGCCCGAGCCGCAACCCGAGCCGATCGCGGCGAGTGCGCCCGCGCCCGTCTCCCAGCCGCAAGCCGCGCTTGCGGAACCCGAAGTGGTCGAGCAGGACGTCGTGGAGCCCGAAGTCGTAGAGGTCGCCCCGGCTGCCTCGATGCCCGTCGCACCCCCCGTCGCCGAGCCGCAAGTCGTGGAGCCCACGCCCGTTCCGGTCGCGCCGGTCGTCACGCCGCCCGTCGCCACGCCCGTGTTCCAACCTGTCGTGGTGACCTCGCAGCCCGCTCCGGCGTACACACCTGCCGTCGCCGCGCCGATCTCCGGCAACTTCGTCACGCTGCGTCGCTCGTTCGGAGCGTACTCGCTCGTGCAAGCGGGCGAGCAACTCGGCGAGCACTTCGGTGGAGCGTCGGCGCCGCTCGCCGTGTTCGTTGCGCGTGCGGCCGCGCGCGCCCTCGGCACGCTCGGCTTGTCGAGCGTCGGGGTCTACTCCGTCGGTGACGAACTCACGGCGCTCGCGACGCCCAACCTCACGGGCCACTTCCGTGACGCCGTCGCCGACCTCGGACGGGCCCAGAGCGGCACCTCCAGCGACTTGATGGTCGTCGACGCCGGCGAACTCGGCCTCGACGAGATCACGGTCGCCTCGGGCGTGACCCTCTCGTTCGGCGAGGACGTCCTGACGCTGTCGGGCGCGGTGTCCGTCAAGCGCGGCGCGGCCTTCTTGCGTGAAGTCGCCGAGCTGCTCGAATCGCCGATTCGTCTGATGCTCTGA
- a CDS encoding adenylosuccinate synthase yields MPGIAIIGAQWGDEGKGKITDFLAPKAHFVARYQGGANAGHTVTARGQTFKLNLLPSGVLHEGVVSILGDGMVIDPWKFVEERASLLAAGLTPELRISDRAHLVLPHHKFVDGRKNFVGTTGRGIGPAYADRSRRVGLRFGDLLSDDVLRERLERLLEAKPNSTRDAGWTSAEGAFDSLTEMREQVLPFVADTGTQLRQAVKEGRNVLFEGAQATLLDLNYGTYPFVTSSHPTVGGILVGAGVNHKAVSKAYGVAKAFNTRVGHGPFVTEVFGEMEHRLRGDGSQPWDEFGTTTGRARRVGWLDLELLRYAVDVNGFDGLVINKMDVLAGLETVKVCVRYDEAGEPVYREMPGWATTEGATSRDTLPKEAQAYLDLIEQETNCPVVIFSCGPEREKTYGAVDWS; encoded by the coding sequence ATGCCGGGAATCGCGATCATCGGCGCTCAGTGGGGCGACGAAGGCAAAGGCAAGATCACCGACTTTCTCGCGCCGAAAGCGCACTTCGTCGCGCGTTACCAAGGAGGCGCGAACGCCGGGCACACCGTCACGGCGCGCGGCCAAACGTTCAAGCTCAACTTGCTGCCAAGCGGGGTGCTGCACGAAGGCGTCGTGAGCATCCTCGGAGACGGCATGGTGATCGATCCTTGGAAGTTCGTGGAGGAACGCGCGAGCCTGCTGGCCGCCGGCCTCACGCCGGAACTTCGCATCTCGGACCGAGCGCACCTCGTGCTGCCGCACCACAAGTTCGTGGACGGCCGCAAGAACTTCGTCGGCACCACCGGGCGCGGCATCGGCCCCGCGTACGCCGACCGCTCGCGTCGCGTCGGATTGCGGTTCGGGGACTTGCTGAGCGACGACGTGCTGAGGGAGCGGTTGGAGCGGTTGCTGGAAGCCAAGCCGAACTCCACGCGCGACGCGGGCTGGACGAGCGCCGAAGGCGCCTTCGACAGCCTGACCGAGATGCGCGAGCAAGTCCTGCCGTTCGTGGCGGATACGGGCACCCAACTGCGTCAAGCCGTCAAGGAAGGCCGTAACGTCCTCTTCGAAGGCGCGCAGGCGACGTTGCTGGACCTCAACTACGGCACGTACCCCTTCGTGACGAGCAGCCATCCCACGGTCGGCGGCATCCTCGTCGGGGCAGGCGTGAACCACAAGGCCGTGAGCAAGGCGTACGGCGTCGCCAAGGCATTCAACACCCGCGTCGGCCACGGACCGTTCGTGACGGAAGTCTTCGGAGAAATGGAGCACCGTCTGCGCGGCGACGGCTCGCAGCCTTGGGACGAGTTCGGCACGACGACGGGCCGCGCTCGCCGCGTCGGCTGGCTGGACTTGGAGTTGCTGCGCTACGCGGTCGACGTCAACGGCTTCGACGGTCTGGTCATCAACAAGATGGACGTCCTCGCGGGGCTGGAGACGGTGAAGGTGTGCGTGCGTTACGACGAAGCGGGCGAGCCCGTCTACCGAGAGATGCCAGGCTGGGCGACGACCGAGGGCGCGACGTCGCGCGACACGTTGCCGAAAGAGGCGCAAGCGTACCTGGACCTCATCGAGCAGGAGACGAATTGCCCGGTGGTGATCTTCTCGTGCGGCCCGGAGCGCGAAAAGACCTACGGCGCCGTCGACTGGTCGTGA
- a CDS encoding DUF4385 domain-containing protein, with the protein MPPLLGKRRSGFDYSLDYRHLDLRERPDLYRVGVGEQGVLLVQPYKRELLPHWKFATPEVARESAEKIHAMFLAYLDAGDFVGADMARKFLQMGYTRSRRYANHKGGKKYDGSVPDDLKGRSGAHGRAELPKSPEDPVKAASARIFKAKWDEARSNETYRRLMAEHKAKYEKES; encoded by the coding sequence GTGCCTCCTTTGCTCGGAAAACGTCGCAGCGGATTCGACTACTCGCTCGACTACCGCCACCTCGACTTGCGTGAGCGTCCCGATCTCTACCGAGTGGGCGTCGGAGAGCAGGGCGTGCTGCTGGTGCAGCCGTACAAACGCGAGCTCTTGCCGCACTGGAAGTTCGCGACGCCCGAAGTGGCGCGCGAAAGCGCCGAGAAGATCCACGCGATGTTCCTCGCGTACTTGGACGCGGGCGACTTCGTGGGTGCCGACATGGCCCGCAAATTCCTGCAGATGGGCTACACGCGCTCTCGCCGCTACGCGAACCACAAAGGCGGCAAGAAGTACGACGGGTCGGTACCCGACGACTTGAAAGGGCGCAGCGGCGCGCATGGACGCGCGGAGTTGCCAAAGTCGCCGGAAGACCCGGTGAAGGCGGCGTCCGCGCGCATCTTCAAGGCGAAGTGGGACGAGGCGCGCTCGAACGAGACGTACCGACGCCTCATGGCCGAGCACAAGGCGAAGTACGAGAAAGAATCCTGA